The segment GAAGGGCTTCAGGTTGAAGGTCAGTTCTCTGTAGCGGATGGTCCACTGCTCGGGCAGATCGAAAAATTCCCACTCGCCTCCTCCCCTGGAGCTTCGGTGATAATGGCCGTTCATCCGCTTCCATCCCTTGTGCCTTTTCGGCGTATCCCAGATAACCTGGGGATCCGGCCTGACAAGCAGATACCTGCCCCAGCGCTCCAGCTTTTCACCTTTGGAGCAGTCTATTACTTCATAATCTTTCCAGCCGTCAGCTATCCACATATGTATTGTTCTCCTTAAAATTGAATTTTTTGTAACAGTTCAGCCATGCGAAGATTAGGACAGGAAAATGCGTTGAAAGCGTGCTTTCATAAGAGTTTTCCTGTCCTAATCTTCATAGGGCAGACGCCAGACGCTTCTTGTCCGCTTCAAGCGGGCAAGAAGATATATGGCTGAATTGTTACAATTTTTTTTATTTTCGGCTAAAACAGCAGACCCGGGGTTTAAAGAACCTTACGGCTGCCGTTTTTTTGGTTATGCATGATGCATATGAGTATTATATATTCCGCAGGAACGGGTGTCAAAGAGGTTTTGCGTTTTGTGGGGAAAGGATTCAGCCATACTGCAGAAAATTTCGTAATAGAATTGAAAGATTATTTCGCTTGAATATTTGTCCGGCTCTTGCTAGAATGGTAGATAGGAAAAAATGGGTATTTGCGGGAGGATTTTGAATGAAGAGAAAAGGAATCGCCGTATTGGGCCTTTCGGTCGCGCTGGCTCTGGCCGGAGCGACGGCCAGCCTCGCCGAAGGGTGGCAGCAGTCCGGCGGCAACTGGGTATATTACAATTCAAGCGGAAATAAAGTGACAAACGAGTGGAGAAAAGGGGCTGACGGCCTCTGGCGCTACCTCGACTATAATGGGAACATGGCCCTCAACACCTGGGTGGACGACGAGTACTATGTGGACTCCAACGGAATCATGGTGGCCGGAAAGTGGATACAGCTGGCTCCGAAGGATGACGGCTGGGATACAAATGCCGGACAGGTCTGGTACTACTTCGAGAGCGACGGAAAGGCTGTTTCCGACAACTGGCAGAAGATTTCCGGAAAGTGGTATTATTTCAACAGCGACGGCGAGATGCAGACCGGCTGGGCAGATGACGATCTCTATTATCTGGGAGACGACGGAACCATGCGTACAGGCTGGCAGTATCTGGAAGATCCCGATGCGGACGACGATGACGACGACAAGATGCGCCCCTATGAGGACGACGAGGATCACCACTGGTATTACTTCCAGAGCTCCGGCAAGCGCTACATGCCGGAAACAGGAGGAGACAATTACAAAAAATACAAGATAGACGGCGTCAACTATTACTTCGACGAGGAGGGCCGGATGCAGACCGGCTGGATCTGCGTGACCGGGGATGAGGACAACTTCCGCGACTACCGCTATCTCCAGGACAACGGAAAGCTGACTGTGGGCTGGTACTCCACCTATCCGCCGGAGGACTATGACGGGGATGTGGAGGACGAGGTACAGTGGTATTATTTCGAGAGCGACGGCGAGCCAAAGGTAGGCCCGGCTGTGGAGGAAGCCACTGTCCGGGATCTGGAAAAGATCGGCGGCGTGACCTACCTGTTTGACAATGACGGAAACCCTGTCTACGGCCTCAGAAACCTGAAGGACGGAAATGATTTTGAAACCTACTATTTCGGCGACAGGCAGACAAGCTCCGTGCAGAAGGGCCGCATGGATATCGAGGAGGGCGACGGCACAAAGTGCGAGTACTACTTTACCGAGAGCGGCAGCAAGGCCGGCCGCGGGTACACGGGAGTGAAGAATAATTACCTCTTTTATAAAGGAAAGCTTCAGGAGGCTGACAGCGGCACGAAGTACGAGGTAATCCGTGTGGACGGAAACAATTACCTTGTAAATACATCAGGCAAGATTGCCAAAGACACAACCGTCAAGGACTCCAGCGGCACACGGTTTGAGACGAACAAGTCGGGAATCGTCATTGAAGTAGATAAAGAGTCCAACAACGGCGACGAGTACGCGAGAGACCCCTACGAGCCGGTTCCGTGGGATTAAAGGGGCAAGAGAAAGAGAAGGAAGGACAGATTTTTGTTCCAGCGAAGTCACAAAAATCTGTCCTTCCTTCTCTTTTTGCCGGGGGGAGCGAAAACGAGAGGGGCCGGAAAGGAAGTTCCTCTTCACCTTTTCTCCTCTCTTTTCGGCGGGCCGGAGTACAGTGGGGAGCAGAAGAAGGAGGTTTTTCAGTGACTTCGCTGGAACTGAAAAACCTCCTTCTTCTGCCGTGTATCCCCGTCCCACCCTCCCCTCGTCAAAATGCCCAAAAACCTCTGAAAATCCACGGAAATTTCTTTGAAAAAAATGAGGAAAAACCCTGAAAAATCCCTTGCAATTCAAGGAAACTTATGATATGATACAGAGGCTGTGGCATGATAGCGATGAAGCGTGAGGTTGCTGCCTGAGAGATGGCAGGTTTTCCGTGGAGCGAATGTCAAGTTAGGAAACTGGCGACAAGTCACTGTACAACTTTAGAGAATACCTGATTATATGGAGGATTCAGTGTGGAGTTTTGTATGACACACACGGATATGTGTACAGTCACCGCTTGTCGTGCTTCAAATAGTACGAAAAGGAGGCGACTTTTTTTATGGCAAGTCAAGTAATGAGAATCACATTGAAAGCTTATGATCATCAGCTGGTTGACCAGTCTGCTGCAAAAATCATCGAGACTGTAAAGAAGAACGGATCTAAGGTGAGCGGACCGGTACCGTTACCAACAAAGAAAGAGGTTGTTACAATCTTAAGAGCTGTTCATAAGTACAAAGATTCCAGAGAGCAGTTTGAGCAGAGAACTCACAAGAGACTCATCGACATCATCACACCAAGCCAGAAGACAGTGGATGCTTTATCCAGACTGGAAATGCCGGCAGGTGTTTACATCAACATCAAGATGAAGAACAAATAAGATTTGTCAGTTATCCTGAAGGGTTTAGATAGATTTCTGGACTGTTCTAGGATGAACGCGGAAACATCCCGCGTTCCGCTGTAGAAAAAGACAGGAGGTCAAAAAATGAAGAAGGCGATTTTAGCTACAAAAGTTGGAATGACTCAGATTTTCAACGAAGACGGAGTTTTAACTCCAGTAACAGTTCTTCAGGCTGGACCATGTGTGGTTACACAGGTTAAGACAGCAGAGAACGACGGCTACGAGGCAGTACAGGTTGGTTTTGTTGACAAGAGAGAGAAGTTAGTCAGCAAGCCGGTAAAGGGACACTTCGACAAGGCAGGCGTCTCCTACAAGAGATATGTCAGAGAGTTCCGTTTTGAGAATGCTTCCGAGTATTCCGTAAAGGATGAGATTAAGGCAGACATCTTCGCTGCAGGCGACAAGATTGATGCTACTGCTATTTCCAAAGGTAAGGGATTCCAGGGCGCCATCAAGAGACATGGCCAGCACAGAGGACCTATGGCTCACGGTTCCAAGTTCCATCGTCATCAGGGTTCCAACGGTTCCGCTACAACACCAGGACGCGTATTCAAGGGCAAAGGCATGCCAGGTCAGATGGGCCACGTAAAAGTGACAATCCAGAATCTGGAGATTGTAAAGGTTGACGCAGAGAACAACCTGCTCCTTGTTAAGGGCGCAGTGCCAGGACCAAAGAAATCCTTAGTAACAATCAAAGAGACTGTTAAAGTCAGCAAGTAGGCTTTATAGGAAAGGAGGAACATACAGATGGCAAACGTATCTGTTTACAATATTGAAGGCAACGAAGTTGGCACATTAGAGTTAAACGATGCTGTATTCGGCGTAGAAGTGAACGAGCACTTAGTTCACCTTGCTGTAGTAGCTCAGTTAGCCAACAAGCGTCAGGGAACACAGAAAGCTAAAACACGTTCCGAAGTTTCCGGCGGAGGAAGAAAACCGTGGAGACAGAAAGGAACAGGTCACGCAAGACAGGGTTCAACAAGAGCTCCGCAGTGGACAGGCGGCGGCGTAGTATTCGCTCCGACACCACGTGACTACACAATCCGCTTAAACAAGAAGGAGAAGAGACTGGCTCTCAAGTCCGCTCTTACAAGCAGAGTAAACGAGAACAAGTTCATCGTTGTTGACGAGTTAAGCTTCGCAGAGATCAAGACAAAGAAATTTGCTGAGGTTCTGAAGAACTTAAAGGTTGAGAAGGCCCTGGTAGTAGGCGCTGACGCAAACGCTGCATTATCTGCAAGAAATATTCCGGCAGTTAAGACAGCTTCCGTAAACACAATCAACGTATATGACATTCTGAAATATAACACTGTAGTGGCAACTAAGGCTGCTGTAGCTTCTATCGAGGAGGTGTACGCATAATGGCAAATATTCAGTTCTATGATGTAATCCTCAAACCAGTTGTAACTGAGAAGAGCATGAACGCTATGAGCGACAAGAAATATACTTTCTTAGTTCATCCGGAAGCAAACAAGACCATGATCAAAGAGGCTGTTGAGAGAATGTTCCCAGGAACAAAGGTAGCAGCTGTAAGCACCATGAACCTCGACGGAAAGACAAAGAGAAGAGGTCTGGTATTCGGAAAGACTGCAAAGACAAAGAAGGCAATCGTTAAGCTGACAGAGGACAGCAAGGAGATTGAGATCTTCGCAGGATTATAATTAAGGGAAGCGGCGAACCTTATGTCGCTTTTTATTGAGAACACACCAGGAGGCGTTGTAAGTCCTCCGGCAAACCAACCGGATGAACACTATATCCGGCATCAGAAAGGAGTTTAAGTCATGGGAATCAAAACATACAGCCCATATACACCTTCCAGAAGACATATGACTGGCTCTGATTTCTCCGAGATCACAAAGACAACACCAGAGAAATCCTTAGTAGTATCCTTAAAGAAGAACGCTGGTCGTAACAATCAGGGTAAAATCACTGTGAGACACCGCGGAGGCGGCTCCAGAAGAAAATACAGAATCATCGATTTCAAGAGAAATTCCAAGGATGGTATCCCGGCAACCGTTATCGGTGTTGAGTACGATCCGAACAGAACAGCAAATATCGCTTTAATCTGCTACGCAGACGGCGAGAAGGCATATATCCTGGCACCACAGGGACTGACAGACGGAATGAAGGTTATGTCCGGCCCGGAGGCTGAGGCAAAGGTAGGAAACTGCTTACCGCTTTCCGAGATTCCGGTTGGTGCTCAGATTCACAACATCGAGCTCTACCCAGGAAAGGGCGGACAGCTGGTTCGTTCCGCTGGCAACTCCGCTCAGTTAATGGCGAAAGAGGGCAAATATGCCACATTAAGATTACCTTCCGGCGAGATGAGAATGGTTCCGATTATCTGCCGCGCTACTATCGGCGTTGTAGGAAACGGAGATCACAACCTGGTTAACATTGGTAAGGCTGGTAGAAAGCGTCACATGGGTATCAGACCTACAGTCCGCGGTTCCGTTATGAACCCGAATGACCATCCACACGGTGGTGGTGAGGGTAAGACTGGTATCGGTCGTCCAGGTCCATGCACACCTTGGGGCAAGCCAGCTCTTGGTCTTAAGACAAGAAAGAAAAACAAACAGTCCAACAAGTTAATCGTAAGAAGACGAAACGCTAACAAGTAATCGTTCGATAGGAGGTAATTAAATGGCTCGTTCACTTAAAAAAGGACCATTTGCAGACGCGCATCTTTTAAAGAAAGTCGATGCTATGAACGCAGCAGGCCAGAAGCAGGTTATCAAGACCTGGTCCCGCCGTTCCACTATCTTCCCACAGATGGTAGGACACACAATCGCAGTTCATGACGGAAGAAAGCATGTTCCGGTATACGTAACAGAGGATATGGTAGGACACAAGCTTGGTGAGTTCGTTGCCACAAGAACTTACAGAGGCCACGGAAAAGACGAGAAGAAAGCCCGCAGATAGACTTACGCTTTGAAAGGAGGTTTCACAAATGGCTAAAGGACATAGATCCCAGATTAAGAGAGAAAGAAATGCTAACAAGGATACAAGACCATCCGCAAAGTTATCTTACGCTAGAGTATCCGTTCAGAAAGCATGCTTCGTATTAGATGCCATCAGAGGCAAGGACGTGCAGACAGCACTTGGTATTGTAACTTACAATCCCAGATATGCTTCTACTTTAATAAAGAAACTGTTAGAGTCAGCAATCGCAAACGCTGAGAACAACAACCAGATGAATGTTGAGAACCTGTATGTAGCAGAGTGCTACGCAAACAAGGGACCGACAATGAAGAGAGTTAAACCGAGAGCACAGGGAAGAGCTTACAGAATCGAGAAGAGAATGAGCCACATCACTGTAGTGCTTGACGAGAGATAATTAAGGAGGCAAATATGGGACAGAAAGTTAATCCACACGGCTTAAGAGTCGGTGTTATTAAAGACTGGGACTCAAGATGGTATGCTGAAGCTGATTTTGCTGACAATCTGGTTGAGGATCACAAGATCAGAACATACCTTAAGAAGAAATTATACAGCGCCGGTGTTTCCAAGATTGAGATCGAGCGCGCATCTGATAGAGTAAAGGTAATCATCTACACAGCTAAGCCAGGCGTGGTTATCGGCCGCGGCGGTTCCGAGATCGAGAAGGTTAAGGCTGAGGTTCAGAAGCTTACCGACAAGAAGTTATTTATCGACATCAAAGAGGTTAAGAGACCAGACAGAGATGCTCAGCTGGTTGCAGAGAACATTGCACAGCAGCTTGAGAACCGTGTTTCCTTCCGCCGTGCCATGAAGTCCGCTATGGGCAGATCCATGAAGGCAGGAGTTAAGGGTATCAAGGCAGCCGTTGCAGGACGTCTTGGCGGTGCTGATATGGCCCGTACAGAGTTCTACAGCGAGGGTACAATCCCGCTTCAGACATTAAGAGCAGATATTGACTATGGTTTCGCTGAGGCAGATACAACCTACGGAAAGCTTGGCGTTAAGGTTTGGATCTACAAAGGCGAGGTTCTTCCTGTGAAAGGAAATAAGGAAGGGAGCGATAAATAATGTTAATGCCTAAGAGAGTTAAGCGTCGTAAACAGTTCCGTGGCTCCATGAGAGGAAAAGCTACAAGAGGAAACGTAATTTGCTACGGTGAGTTCGGTTTAGTCGCTACAGAACCATGTTGGATTAGAAGCAACCAGATTGAAGCAGCCCGTATCGCCATGACACGTTACATCAAGCGTGGTGGTAAGGTTTGGATTAAGATTTTCCCAGATAAGCCAGTAACTGCGAAGCCGGCAGAGACTCGAATGGGTTCCGGTAAAGGCGCTCTTGAATACTGGGTAGCAGTAGTAAAACCAGGCCGCGTATTATTTGAGATCGCGGGAGTACCAGAGGAAACAGCGAGAGAAGCATTACGTCTTGCAATGCACAAACTTCCATGCAAGTGCAAAATTGCTTCTAAGGCAGATTTAGAAGGCGGTGATAACAGTGAAAATTAATAAGTTTGTAGAAGATTTAAAGGCAAAATCAGCTGCAGAATTAAATGAAGAATTAGTAGCTGCTAAGAAGGAACTTTTCAACTTAAGATTCCAGAATGCAACCAACCAGTTAGACAATACAAGCAGAATTAAGGAAGTTCGCAGGAACATCGCCAGGATTCAGACTGTTATTACAGAGAAATCCAAGTTAGCTTAATCTGCACAGCTTATAGATAGCCTTCATGGCTGATGACAGGGCGGGGCAGGAAAACCTGCGCGATGCCCGATGAGATAACGGAGTCCTCTGAAGAAGAGGGAACAGATGCAATCCTCTGTACGAGGAAATGATCGAAAGGAGAAGCTCTACCGTGGAAAGAAATTTAAGAAAAACACGTACTGGCAAGGTAGTAAGCAACAAGATGGACAAGACAATTGTAGTTGCTATCGAAGACCACGTAAAACATCCTTTATACGGCAAGATCGTTAAGAGAACTTATAAATTAAAAGCACATGATGAGGAGAATCAGTGCGGAATCGGTGATACTGTAAAAGTTATGGAGACAAGACCTTTATCCAAGGACAAGAGATGGAGACTTGTTGAGATTATCGAGAAAGCAAGGTAGTTAATCAGAAAGGAGTATTCGGCATGATTCAGCAGGAAACCAGATTAAAGGTTGCTGATAATACAGGTGCGAAGGAGCTTCTTTGCATCCGTGTTATGGGCGGATCTACAAGAAGATATGCTAATATCGGTGACATTATCGTCGCTTCCGTTAAAGATGCAACACCAGGCGGTGTTGTAAAAAAAGGCGACGTGGTAAAGGCCGTTGTCGTACGTTCCGTTAAGGGCGCTCGCCGCAGTAACGGTTCCTACATTAAGTTTGATGAGAACGCAGCAGTAATTATCAAAGATGACAAGAACCCAAGAGGAACTCGTATTTTTGGGCCGGTAGCAAGAGAGCTTCGTGAGAAGCAGTTCATG is part of the Clostridium sp. M62/1 genome and harbors:
- the rpsQ gene encoding 30S ribosomal protein S17, whose amino-acid sequence is MIERRSSTVERNLRKTRTGKVVSNKMDKTIVVAIEDHVKHPLYGKIVKRTYKLKAHDEENQCGIGDTVKVMETRPLSKDKRWRLVEIIEKAR
- a CDS encoding cell wall-binding protein; its protein translation is MKRKGIAVLGLSVALALAGATASLAEGWQQSGGNWVYYNSSGNKVTNEWRKGADGLWRYLDYNGNMALNTWVDDEYYVDSNGIMVAGKWIQLAPKDDGWDTNAGQVWYYFESDGKAVSDNWQKISGKWYYFNSDGEMQTGWADDDLYYLGDDGTMRTGWQYLEDPDADDDDDDKMRPYEDDEDHHWYYFQSSGKRYMPETGGDNYKKYKIDGVNYYFDEEGRMQTGWICVTGDEDNFRDYRYLQDNGKLTVGWYSTYPPEDYDGDVEDEVQWYYFESDGEPKVGPAVEEATVRDLEKIGGVTYLFDNDGNPVYGLRNLKDGNDFETYYFGDRQTSSVQKGRMDIEEGDGTKCEYYFTESGSKAGRGYTGVKNNYLFYKGKLQEADSGTKYEVIRVDGNNYLVNTSGKIAKDTTVKDSSGTRFETNKSGIVIEVDKESNNGDEYARDPYEPVPWD
- the rplD gene encoding 50S ribosomal protein L4, producing the protein MANVSVYNIEGNEVGTLELNDAVFGVEVNEHLVHLAVVAQLANKRQGTQKAKTRSEVSGGGRKPWRQKGTGHARQGSTRAPQWTGGGVVFAPTPRDYTIRLNKKEKRLALKSALTSRVNENKFIVVDELSFAEIKTKKFAEVLKNLKVEKALVVGADANAALSARNIPAVKTASVNTINVYDILKYNTVVATKAAVASIEEVYA
- the rpsJ gene encoding 30S ribosomal protein S10 encodes the protein MASQVMRITLKAYDHQLVDQSAAKIIETVKKNGSKVSGPVPLPTKKEVVTILRAVHKYKDSREQFEQRTHKRLIDIITPSQKTVDALSRLEMPAGVYINIKMKNK
- the rplV gene encoding 50S ribosomal protein L22, which encodes MAKGHRSQIKRERNANKDTRPSAKLSYARVSVQKACFVLDAIRGKDVQTALGIVTYNPRYASTLIKKLLESAIANAENNNQMNVENLYVAECYANKGPTMKRVKPRAQGRAYRIEKRMSHITVVLDER
- the rplW gene encoding 50S ribosomal protein L23, whose translation is MANIQFYDVILKPVVTEKSMNAMSDKKYTFLVHPEANKTMIKEAVERMFPGTKVAAVSTMNLDGKTKRRGLVFGKTAKTKKAIVKLTEDSKEIEIFAGL
- the rplC gene encoding 50S ribosomal protein L3; amino-acid sequence: MKKAILATKVGMTQIFNEDGVLTPVTVLQAGPCVVTQVKTAENDGYEAVQVGFVDKREKLVSKPVKGHFDKAGVSYKRYVREFRFENASEYSVKDEIKADIFAAGDKIDATAISKGKGFQGAIKRHGQHRGPMAHGSKFHRHQGSNGSATTPGRVFKGKGMPGQMGHVKVTIQNLEIVKVDAENNLLLVKGAVPGPKKSLVTIKETVKVSK
- the rplB gene encoding 50S ribosomal protein L2, whose translation is MGIKTYSPYTPSRRHMTGSDFSEITKTTPEKSLVVSLKKNAGRNNQGKITVRHRGGGSRRKYRIIDFKRNSKDGIPATVIGVEYDPNRTANIALICYADGEKAYILAPQGLTDGMKVMSGPEAEAKVGNCLPLSEIPVGAQIHNIELYPGKGGQLVRSAGNSAQLMAKEGKYATLRLPSGEMRMVPIICRATIGVVGNGDHNLVNIGKAGRKRHMGIRPTVRGSVMNPNDHPHGGGEGKTGIGRPGPCTPWGKPALGLKTRKKNKQSNKLIVRRRNANK
- the rpsC gene encoding 30S ribosomal protein S3 — translated: MGQKVNPHGLRVGVIKDWDSRWYAEADFADNLVEDHKIRTYLKKKLYSAGVSKIEIERASDRVKVIIYTAKPGVVIGRGGSEIEKVKAEVQKLTDKKLFIDIKEVKRPDRDAQLVAENIAQQLENRVSFRRAMKSAMGRSMKAGVKGIKAAVAGRLGGADMARTEFYSEGTIPLQTLRADIDYGFAEADTTYGKLGVKVWIYKGEVLPVKGNKEGSDK
- the rplP gene encoding 50S ribosomal protein L16 → MLMPKRVKRRKQFRGSMRGKATRGNVICYGEFGLVATEPCWIRSNQIEAARIAMTRYIKRGGKVWIKIFPDKPVTAKPAETRMGSGKGALEYWVAVVKPGRVLFEIAGVPEETAREALRLAMHKLPCKCKIASKADLEGGDNSEN
- the rpmC gene encoding 50S ribosomal protein L29 → MKINKFVEDLKAKSAAELNEELVAAKKELFNLRFQNATNQLDNTSRIKEVRRNIARIQTVITEKSKLA
- the rplN gene encoding 50S ribosomal protein L14 is translated as MIQQETRLKVADNTGAKELLCIRVMGGSTRRYANIGDIIVASVKDATPGGVVKKGDVVKAVVVRSVKGARRSNGSYIKFDENAAVIIKDDKNPRGTRIFGPVARELREKQFMKIVSLAPEVL
- the rpsS gene encoding 30S ribosomal protein S19, with translation MARSLKKGPFADAHLLKKVDAMNAAGQKQVIKTWSRRSTIFPQMVGHTIAVHDGRKHVPVYVTEDMVGHKLGEFVATRTYRGHGKDEKKARR